In the genome of Xenopus tropicalis strain Nigerian chromosome 10, UCB_Xtro_10.0, whole genome shotgun sequence, the window TGCCAGCAGGTATAGAGTCAGGAGGTGCCCTTGTTTCAGTGCCAGCAGGTATAGAGTCAGGAGGTGCCCTTGTTTCAGTGCCAGCAGGTATAGAGTCCGGAGGTGCCCTTGTTTCAGTGCCAGCAGGTATAGAGTCCGGAGGTGCCCTTGTTTCAGTGCCAGCAGGTATAGTTCAGAGGTGCCCTTGTTTCAGTGCCAGCAGGTATAGAGTCCGGAGGTGCCCTTGTTTCAGTGCCAGCAGGTATAGAGTCCGGAGGTGCCCTTGTTTCAGTGCCAGCAGGTATAGAGTCTGGAGGTGCCCTTGTTTCAGTGCCAGCAGGTACAGAGTCCAGAGGTGCCCTTGTTTCAGTGCCAGCAGGTATAGTTCAGAGGTGCCCTTGTTTCAGTGCCAGCAGGTACAGAGTCTGGAGGTGCCCTTGTTTCAGTGCCAGCAGGTACAGAGTCCGGAGGTGCCCTTGTTTCAGTGCCAGCAGGTATAGTTCAGAGGTGCCCTTGTTTCAGTGCCAGCAGGTATAGAGTCTGGAGGTGCCCTTGTTTCAGTGCCAGCAGGTATATAGAGTCCGGAGGTGCCCACGTAACCCTTACTAACACCTTGACGTTGCTCTCAGCTGAACCCAAAGCCAAATTCTGCCTTTATGCCTCACTGCTACGGAACTATTCCAGGCATGTGGGTCACGTGACATGACGCGCAGTTACTTGTTCACACAGAGACGCTTTTTTCGGTCAAGTTCTGCATATACACAAGCGGCGTTGCTTTGTGGCACTGGGAAGCTGGGCGCAGGAGTAACGCTTCTCCCTGACAGTTGGCACCCAGTGCCACCCTGGGCTGATTCAGTTTAACAGGTACCCGGCCCGGACTGAgagtcaaaatagaccctggtattttaagtttacagaggcccaaacagcccccccacaggcccaataaatagtaactaatGTGCCACAgtctatggcatcctacagcagccccaTTGGccgacagattgccagtccgggcctgacagGCACCATGACAGTTGGTAATGTCAGGGCAGAGCCTCAGGCAAATATTTCCCTTGACATGTAAATAACAGCATTCCTCCCCAGCAGCACCCAAACCTGCTCCATACCCGGTGGCTGCCTTCATTCTGTGATGGGTATCAGTGAGCCGGGCGCCATGTTCCCACGTGTGCCACTAGCAGCCGGCAGCAGTCATTGCTGGCATTTAGGCTTTGCTACAGGTGCCACGGAGAGCTTACTGCCCACCTTCTAGGACTATAGAGAGTCATTATTCTACACGTATGCAGGGCTTACCTGTCACTCCCCTATTAATAGTAAGACTCAGTTTACTTTGGGCTTAACTTGGCCTTTAAGAGACTACAGACATATTTGTTGTGCAGTCTATTGTATCCCAAGGCTGTCCCTTCTGCACACAGCTATCTGGCAAGGAAGGATCCCTTTCATATTAAGAATATACAACCTCACCCTTCCTGCTCTCTAAGGCCCCCAACCTCACAGTGAACTTTATTTAATGCACTAACCTTGCACTCAGGTTCCATCCCAGAGCCCCtgaagggggacacacaggggtagatttcagctgctgctgattcgggtccttcagcttatctgcccatgtaagggcacccccgacaggcctacccgaccgaaATTTGGCCTAATATTGTCCCAACCCTGATTGgattttctgttggattggggaccacattggcttgttgaccccagggccaaacaatcgaataaacccgatatcgcccagattgggagaagatcccctcgtttggcacccctaacccccctagggccaaacaatcgaattaacccgatatcgcccagattgggagaagatcccctcgtttgcacccctaaccccccaagggccaaacaatcgaataaacccgatatcgcccagattgggagaagatcccctcgtttggcacccctaaccccctagggccaaacaatcgaataaacccgatatcgcccagattgggagaagatcccctcgtttggcacccctaaccccccaagggccaaacaatcgaataaacccgatatcgcccagattgggagaagatcccctcgtttggcacccctaacccccctagggccaaacaatcgaattaacccgatatcgcccagattgggagaagatcccctcgtttggcacccctaaccccccaagggccaaacaatcgaattaacccgatatcgcccagattgggagaagatcccctcgttTGCACCCTAacccccctagggccaaacaatcgaattaacccgatatcgcccagattgggagaagatcccctcgtttggcacccctaacccccctagggccaaacaatcgaattaacccgatatcgcccagattggagaagatcccctcgtttggcacccctaacccccaagggccaaacaatcgaattaacccgatatcgcccagattgggagaagatcccctcgtttggcacccctaacccccctagggccaaacaatcgaattaacccgatatcgcccagattgggagaagatcccctcgtttggcacccctaacccccctagggccaaacaatcgaattaacccgatatcgcccagattgggagaagatcccctcgtttgcacccctaaccccccaagggccaaacaatcgaattaacccgatatcgcccagattgggagaagatcccctcgtttggcacccctaaccccctagggccaaacaatcgaattaacccgatatcgcccagattgggagaagatcccctcgtttggcacccctaaccccccaaggccaaacaatcgaattaacccgatatcgcccagaTTGTGAGAAGATCCCTCGTttggcacccctaaccccccctagggccaaacaatcgaattaacccgatatcgcccagaTTGTGAGAAGATCCCCTCGTttggcacccctaacccccctagggccaaacaatcgaattaacccgatatcgcccagattgggagaagatcccctcgtttggcacccctaacccccaagggccaaacaatcgaattaacccgatatcgcccagaTTGTGAGAAGATCCCCTCGTttggcacccctaaccccccctagggccaaacaatcgaattaacccgatatcgcccagattgggagaagatcccctcgtttggcacccctaacccccctagggccaaacaatcgaattaacccgatatcgcccagattgggagaagatcccctcgtttggcacccctaacccccctagggccaaacaatcgaattaacccgatatcgcccagattgggagaagatcccctcgtttggcacccctaaccccccaagggccaaacaatcgaattaacccgatatcgcccagaTTGGGAGAAAATCCCCTCGTttggcacccctaaccccccaagggccaaacaatcgaattaacccgatatcgcccagaTTGGGAGACGATCCACTCGTTTGGGGACCTCACCAAATGACTGGATGGCaccatgtatggcccccttcaGTTGGATCAGGACACATGAAAACCAATAAAAGGGCCCATCTGGGGCCCAGGGCTGGCAAACGTCACTTATGGTGCATACAGGGCCCACGGCAGAAGCTGGTtgggccagggtcagactggggggtgaagggcccactggggccccacaccccccaaggtacctccgccgacacatcccctgcaggggcccctgccacacacccctaaccccccccccaacgtcctcccctgaatgcgtgtATGTGAAATGCATCAGGTAAGGACATCGCTGGCCAGGAGAAGCGACCTTtccccagtgtcccggtggcccagtccgaccctgggttggGCACATTATACTCTGTGCTTGATCCATCTCTCTGCCTTTATACTAGGGGCTGAGCTGTCCCTGTCATGAAAAAGGTGGGTGGGTTTTGGTACCTAAGGCTAATGGCaaacataccccccccccaggctgaaGTACACGAGACGGTGGCAGAATATGAATGGAAACTGAAGTCGGCCGAGATCGCCATCGAGAAACTGGAGGCAAACACCACATCCATCCAGGTACAACAGATACTTCCTTCCAAGGGGTTGTTCCCCTCTGAGttaatttactttttgttcagcagctctccagtttggagtttcagcagctatctggttgctagggtcccaatgaccttagcaaccagggagtggtttaaatgagaaactagtttatgaataggagagggactgaatagaaaaataaggaataaaaagtaacaataacaataaaactggagcctcacagagcaatagggtttggctgccggggtcagtgacccccatttgaaagctgcaaagagtcagaagaagaaggcaaataattacagaactatataaaataaataatgaagcccaattgagaagttgcttcaaattgcccattctataacatactaagtgaaccacccctttaactggctGGACCCCCAAGTCTCCTAAATGGGAGAGGttatatacaaatacaaaaagaaGAGGTTACATATAAACAGAAGAGGGTAAATATAAATGGGAAAGGGTAAATATCAATGGGAGAGGGTAAATATCAATGGGAAAGGGTAAATATCAACGGGAAAGGGTAAATATCAACGGGAAAGGGTAAATATAAACAGAAGAGGGtaaatataaacaggagagggtaaatataaacaggagagggtaaatataaacagaagagggtaaatataaacaggagagggtaAACCTAAACAGAAGAGGGTAAATATAAATGGGAAAGGTTACatataaacaggagagggtaaatataaatggaaaaggttagatataaacaggagagggtaaatataaacaggagagggtaAATATAAATGGGAAAGGTTAGatataaacaggagagggtaaatataaacaggagagggtaAATATAAATGGGAAAGGGtaaatataaacaggagagggtaaatataaacaggagagggtaaatataaatggaaaaggttagatataaacaggagagggtaaatataaacaggagagggtaAATATAAATGGGAAAGGGtaaatataaacaggagagggtaaatataaacaggagagggtaaatataaacagaagagggtaaatataaacaggagagggtaAATACAAATAGAAGAGGTTACATATAATTGGGAGAGGGtaaatataaacaggagagggtaaatataaacaggagagggtaAATACAAATAGAAGAGGTTACATATAATTGGGAGAGGgtaaatataaataggagagggtaaATATCAATGGGAGAGGGTAAATATAAATGGGAGAGGTTACatataaacaggagagggtaaatataaacaggagagggtaATTGTGGGTGGTTTCTAATGGCCCCACTCTTTATCCCCACAGAATTCAGTTTCAGAAGCCAAGAGGGCTATTAACCTCCAGTTTGAGGATGTGCACAGCGCCGTTAATAAGTCCCACACCAAGGTGCTGGAGTTCCTGGAGCTGAGGGAGCGGGCGGCTCTGAACCAGTCCAACGGGATCAAGACCCACCTGGAGCAGAAGTGCAGCGAGCTGAGAAAGTGCAAAGTGAAGGCGGAGAGGATCGCCAGTCACAGGAACGAATTCTCCTTCCTACAGGTGTGGCTGAGAGCGGCCTCCAACCCCTACAGGGGCATATGGGGGTGCGAGGGGCATCCCTattttttgcaattggtctttattttctattatttgtggtttttgaacgatttagctttctgttcagcagctatcttgttgctagggtctaaagtAACCTAGCAACCGGGCACCgatatgaatgagagactagaatatgaataggatagcACTGGAatagacagataagtaataaaaaatgacaataacgaTACAATAACGGTATTTACCCTCCCTGCAGGAGTACTGTGAATTTAAGAAGTCCGCGGGGGACGACACCCTTCCCAGTGTTTACATCGGGCTGAAGGACAAGCTGTCGGGGATACAAAGGGTGATTTCCGAAGCGACGGAGAAGATCATCGAAATGCTACAGACCTCGTACCTGGAGCGGCTGCAGGTGTTTGCTAAGGAAGGTGAGAGAAAaaggggtgctggggggggcacaggagcaactatatttaaaggggacctgttaccccaATAAAtcattccaaattattttctatcatgttagttgagcaaaaaaaACTTCACTTGCGCTGTATTAAtattataaatcttgtttccttcagtcttggaattacacaatcccagtaagcaggcagccgccattttgtgggcagtgTTAGTAACAAgtaatcttgtttatgtgatagaacgGAGGCCCAGATGCCCCTGTACTGGATATATATCCAGATGATGAGGGGGATGGGGAATAAgggagaagtgcagtgacatgggtaacggaaagctaaagttattgtatGCCCCACCTctaggcggggcaagcaatatgattgacaactgggatttttaaatgcttttataatgggttcagatgtgttataataaaaagtaatttgggtttcatgtttaacttgaaaaggactttcatgtgtgggtgacaggtcccctttaatccttGGACCTCTaactgttgctgaactgcaacttagTCGTACATATGTCCGGCCCAGGGTTTGAACTAAGTGACTAGAATTACTAGGGGGTCTAACACCCCGGTACTGCACCCCTAGCCTtagattgccccccccccactctcagcAGAATGATCCCCCCCACCCATAATCAACTGAATCTTGACTTGTCCTTGAATCTTTCTCTTTTATTCCACAGAGGATCTTGGGATAAAAACAATGGTTTCGGCCATCGTCCCAAAGGAGCATCGGATCAGCGCCCCCGAGCCGGCGTCGCGCAACGAGTTCCTGAAATGTAAGTGCCCGAATTACCGACGCACCCAATCCGCTATTTTTTGGGGTTCGCCCggaccctgaatcctttgtataTAATATCTGTCCGAACACCGCACTGAAGGGTAAAAGCCGAATCCCTGCCAGGATCACGCGCCAGTCGCCAGGGAGTCACCCTGGATATTAAATAAATGCTTCGTATTTACTCTGAACAAACAGGTAACGCAAGTGCCGCCCATTCCCTCGCACTGCCGGAGCGACAGATACAAGTACGGGCCCCAGGCCTGTGTTTATTCACTATTATTTAATTAACAAACGAGCCTGCCCACTATACTCTGCTATATCGATGTAACATATACAGATACTGTATAATGATGGGAACTGTAAACCttcaaatgaatataaaaatgtgcactcattttcaagatattagcagttttttaaACTGCTTCTAGAGTACATTTGTGACAGCGCCGCCTGCTGGTCATTTCTGCCAACAGTCGGCTGGAAATTAAttacaattaaaggggttgttcacctttatattaactttaatatgatgtaggcagtgatattcagagacaatttgcaattggtctttattttttatgggttttcagttatttagctttttgttcagaagctctccatttggtattttagcagctatccggttgctagggtcttatttaccttagcaaccaggcagtggttaaaaCGAgggatgggaatatgaataggaggaggggctgaatagaaagataaggaataaaaagtaacaatgacaataaaactggagcctcacagagcaataggttttggctgccggggtcagtgaccccccccatatgaaagctgcaaagaggcagaagaggaaggcaaataattcaaaaactataagaaataaataatgaagaccaactgcaaagttgctaggaataggccattctataacatactaaaagttaacttaaagctgaactgCCCCTTAATAAAGATGTATCCATTCAGCCAAAACAACCAGAAGGTGGCGCAGTTGTTTCAGATTCATTATATTAGCGGTGTAAGAACTGataatatcatgaaaactaaaaataattCATGTATACGGAGCCCTGAggaattttacattcatttcagggtttacatttcctttaggAATTTGCTCCCACTCGGCTTACACTGACTCACTGTGGGTTCTGTTTGTACAGAGCTTTCCCGCTGAGTGATCCCAGCACACTCCCATGTTTAACAATGAGTTGAGTCAAGGGGTTTGGCCCAAAACAGGGCAGGAACCTGCAGTACAAACCTCAGCCCTGGTACCGCTCTCTCCTCTTATAAAAACTAatgtaaaggggttgtttgcctttgaattaactcttagtatgatgtaaagagtgatattctgagacaaattgcaattggtcttccttttttattatttgtagttttttaattatttcactttttgttcggcaactttccagtttggaactttagcagctatctggttgctagggttcaaaagaccttagcaaccaggcagcagtttgaatgaaagaatggtatatgaataggagaggaacctgaacagaaaaataaggagtaaaaagtaacaataacaataaaactggagcctcacagagcaataggttttggctgccggggtcagtgacccccattggaaagaagaaaaaggcaaaataattaaaaaaactataaaaaataaataatgaagaccaagagaaaagttgcttagaaatagccattctataacatactaaaagttaccacCCCTTTGAGAGTCAGTACGTAGTCAGATGAGCTCCATGGAGATCCAGTctttgatgtcacttcctgtttctTAGCACTACCCCtgctgatgtcacttccagtggacggatttgtttgactttgctcaCTGGGACCAGGAAGCAGAAtgtaaatttattttcatttttgcattttgccctgtttagagcaAAAAGCTTAGAAATTAGACATTTCCTAattgaaacaataggcaaaaagtatgttccgcGCAACCAAAGTTGAAGAGGGGGGCATACTGTCCCGGGGTCTGGTAGGCAGAAGCTTCAGGGAAAAAGCGGGTGTGGGTCAGAATACCCAGAATTCCAGTTGGAGCCTGGCTCCTATTGCTTTTACATTTATCAGCAGAGTCCAACTATAAGGATTAATTGCTCCCAGCAGTTTCCAGGATGGTGAAATCCTTAGTTATTGGGTTGCCAGGGTGTAACCTGAGATACAATGGATGTAGGTCATTTGTACCCACGTTGTTATGTAGGGCAGGCCGTTCCTAGGTGTGTCACCAAGAATCTTCCAAAAGAACCTCTTAATATCTTGAGATATTGCCCAGAGGAACCTTCTGTGTTTGCCCAGAAGAACCTTCTATCTCCATGAATGGACATTGGATTTGGATTCCTCACCATTCCTCTCTTTCTTGCATTTGCAGATAAGTCCAACCTTACCCTGGATCCGGTAACCGCTCATCGGTTCCTCCGGCTGTTAGAAGACAACCGCAAGGTGTCCAACACCGCCCCCTGGCAACATCCGTACCCCGATGACCCCCAACGGTTTGAGGACTTCAGGCAGGTGCTGAGCGTGGAGAGCTTCTACATCGGGCGCCATTATTACGAGGTCGAGTTTAAAGGGGAAGAGGTTCACATGGGCGTGACCTACAAATGCATCGACAGGAAGGGGTCGGAGAGCAACAGCTGCATCACGGGGAATGACTTCTCCTGGACCTTAAAGTGGAACGGGAAAGAGTTCTCCGCCTGGCACAGCGATGTGGAAACCCCTCTCAAAACAGAGAAATTTCCCCGGGTGGGAATCTATATTAACTATGTGAGTGGCAATATATCGTTCTATGGGGTCGCGGACAAAATGACCCTCTTGCACCAGTTCGAGGGCAAGTTTGCAGAACCGCTCTATGCAGCCTTTTGGCTACCCAAGAAGGAAAGTTCTGTGGTGGTTTTAAGCCCAGATAATATAATGTTGCCTCCTGGCTCGTCTCCTACAGCAGCTGGCACTCCCTGAGAGCCTTGGCCACCATTCAAGGAGACAGACTCAGCAGGATCAGATCAAGGCATACACAAACCCGATGCTTTCTATAGTTACACCGCGTATCACTATCTTGTCTCACATTACTATGTATAGTCTCATCTAGATTCCAATGTAGCAGTTGTTCTGCGGGGCGTCATGCACTTCTAATGCTAAAACATCTTCCCCATATCCAGTAGCTCTCCTGGATTTCTGGTACCTCTTCTGGATTTCCAGTACCTCTCCTGGATTTCTGGTACCTCTTCTGGATTTTCAGTACCTGTCCTGGATTTCCAGAAGCTCCCTTAGATTTTCAGAAGCTCTTCTGGATTTCTGGTACCTCTTCTGGATTTC includes:
- the trim16 gene encoding tripartite motif-containing protein 16; the protein is MADTGAPLSSKPVCKSQSASAMVPLARKEEEKPGTIAKSKSAAQLGTNISANGSARDVDKPKPPAADVDAPDVVLCDFCLETKVKAVKTCLTCMINYCEAHLRPHLEKPKLHAHQLVGPINDAELRRCSTHNKPLDWFCQEDLLCLCQDCAMEQHREHNPIPCSEARRQKEAEVHETVAEYEWKLKSAEIAIEKLEANTTSIQNSVSEAKRAINLQFEDVHSAVNKSHTKVLEFLELRERAALNQSNGIKTHLEQKCSELRKCKVKAERIASHRNEFSFLQEYCEFKKSAGDDTLPSVYIGLKDKLSGIQRVISEATEKIIEMLQTSYLERLQVFAKEEDLGIKTMVSAIVPKEHRISAPEPASRNEFLKYKSNLTLDPVTAHRFLRLLEDNRKVSNTAPWQHPYPDDPQRFEDFRQVLSVESFYIGRHYYEVEFKGEEVHMGVTYKCIDRKGSESNSCITGNDFSWTLKWNGKEFSAWHSDVETPLKTEKFPRVGIYINYVSGNISFYGVADKMTLLHQFEGKFAEPLYAAFWLPKKESSVVVLSPDNIMLPPGSSPTAAGTP